A single region of the Scyliorhinus canicula chromosome 31, sScyCan1.1, whole genome shotgun sequence genome encodes:
- the LOC119958904 gene encoding histone H2B 1.2-like, whose protein sequence is MVDDKKAPAPKKGAKKTQKKIPVKGGKKRRRSRKESYSIYIYKVMKQVHPDTGISSKAMSIMNSFVSDIFERIAGEASRLAHYNKRSTISSREIQTAVRLLLPGELAKHAVSEGTKAVTKYTSSK, encoded by the coding sequence ATGGTTGATGACAAAAAAGCTCCAGCTCCCAAGAAGGGCGCTAAGAAAACCCAGAAGAAGATCCCAGTAAAGGGCGGCAAGAAGCGGCGAAGGTCGAGGAAGGAGAGTTACTCCATCTACATCTACAAAGTGATGAAGCAGGTTCACCCCGACACCGGCATCTCCTCCAAGGCCATGAGCATCATGAACTCGTTCGTCAGCGATATTTTCGAGCGTATCGCGGGTGAGGCTTCCCGCCTGGCCCATTACAACAAGCGCAGCACCATCAGCTCCCGGGAGATCCAGACCGCCGTGCGCCTGCTGCTGCCCGGGGAACTGGCCAAGCACGCCGTGTCGGAAGGGACAAAGGCGGTCACCAAGTACACCAGCTCCAAGTAA
- the LOC119958889 gene encoding late histone H2A.L3-like, translating into MWAVSLILCESVCEIVTMSGRGKTGGKVRAKAKSRSSRAGLQFPVGRVHRHLRKGNYAQRVGAGAPVYLAAVLEYLTAEILELAGNAARDNKKTRIIPRHLQLAVRNDEELNKLLGGVTIAQGGVLPNIQAVLLPKKTSASSGKK; encoded by the coding sequence ATGTGGGCGGTTTCCCTCATTCTGTGTGAAAGTGTTTGTGAGATTGTGACAATGTCTGGAAGAGGAAAGACCGGCGGTAAAGTTCGGGCCAAGGCCAAGTCTCGCTCCTCCCGGGCTGGGCTGCAGTTCCCGGTGGGCCGTGTTCACAGGCACCTGAGAAAGGGTAACTATGCCCAGCGTGTGGGTGCCGGAGCCCCGGTCTATCTGGCTGCTGTGCTCGAGTATCTGACCGCTGAAATCCTCGAGCTGGCCGGCAACGCGGCCCGGGACAACAAGAAGACCCGCATCATCCCCAGACACCTGCAGCTGGCCGTCCGCAACGACGAGGAGCTCAACAAGCTGCTGGGAGGGGTGACCATCGCTCAGGGCGGGGTGCTGCCTAATATCCAGGCCGTGCTGCTGCCCAAGAAAACCAGTGCCAGCTCCGGCAAGAAGTGA